One genomic segment of Pedobacter endophyticus includes these proteins:
- a CDS encoding aminotransferase class I/II-fold pyridoxal phosphate-dependent enzyme, which yields MNNTDLKSIGQPFSNKIDLDGKTFLYFGGTAYLGIPQNAAFVELYVNGIKKFGLNNGTSRNNNVQLGIYNEAEAEAATRFGAEDALITSSGYLAAQITVKVLSASGNVVYAPGTHPALWLDEPPTVTARSFTEWTNETVALINSSNEENWVLISNSMNNLFPEIFDFGFVELINADKNITLIIDDSHGIGINNNGLGAMAKVPRKKNVNVVVVASMAKALGVDAGIVLGPKLIIDRLKETNVFVGASPPAAAGLYAFISAAQIYEQALEKLQENILQLCSALGEQWKFANGFPAFLIDDAKIDQALLKQQILISSFPYPNKESDPINRIILSSWHTRDNIDRLIAALS from the coding sequence GTGAATAACACCGACCTTAAATCGATTGGCCAGCCGTTTTCGAACAAGATCGATCTCGATGGCAAAACCTTTTTATATTTTGGCGGAACGGCTTATTTGGGCATTCCGCAAAATGCCGCTTTTGTTGAGCTGTACGTAAACGGCATCAAGAAGTTTGGCCTCAATAACGGCACCAGCCGAAACAACAACGTTCAGCTGGGCATTTATAATGAGGCAGAAGCTGAGGCCGCAACAAGGTTTGGTGCGGAAGATGCCTTGATTACATCCAGCGGTTACCTGGCTGCACAAATAACTGTTAAAGTATTATCTGCATCGGGAAATGTGGTTTATGCGCCGGGCACGCATCCCGCGTTGTGGCTCGATGAACCACCAACTGTTACGGCCCGCTCGTTTACCGAGTGGACGAATGAAACCGTCGCGTTGATTAATTCATCAAACGAAGAAAACTGGGTGCTCATCAGCAATTCGATGAACAACCTTTTCCCCGAGATTTTCGATTTCGGTTTCGTTGAGCTGATCAACGCAGACAAAAATATTACGCTGATTATTGATGATTCGCACGGAATTGGAATAAACAATAATGGCTTAGGCGCAATGGCCAAAGTACCCAGGAAAAAAAACGTGAATGTAGTAGTGGTCGCATCGATGGCCAAGGCACTCGGTGTAGATGCAGGGATTGTTTTGGGCCCTAAATTGATTATCGATCGGCTTAAGGAAACGAACGTTTTTGTGGGTGCCTCTCCCCCGGCAGCGGCCGGCTTGTACGCCTTTATCAGTGCAGCGCAAATTTATGAACAGGCGCTCGAAAAATTGCAGGAAAATATTTTGCAACTGTGCAGCGCTTTGGGAGAACAGTGGAAATTTGCAAATGGCTTCCCCGCTTTTTTAATTGATGATGCAAAGATTGACCAGGCACTTTTGAAGCAGCAAATACTAATCTCGTCTTTCCCCTACCCCAACAAGGAGAGCGACCCAATTAACCGGATCATTTTGAGCAGTTGGCACACGCGTGACAATATCGATCGGCTAATTGCTGCGCTGAGCTAA
- a CDS encoding SixA phosphatase family protein, with protein MKKLALFLSLSFLFSTAVFAQATQVWIVRHAEKDKSNPQDNDPNLSEEGRIRAGDLARYLKKVKFDVAFSTSYKRTHQTLDSLVIQKVIDYKDAKSLIDSIKKNYEGKTVIVAGHSNTVLELIEAFGGKRPKEMLTDDDYDYIFHLSVKDDKARVKMDQYGRPHHL; from the coding sequence ATGAAAAAATTAGCCCTATTTCTTTCTTTAAGCTTTCTATTTTCGACAGCGGTTTTTGCCCAGGCCACGCAGGTTTGGATAGTGCGACATGCTGAAAAGGATAAATCGAACCCGCAGGATAATGATCCAAATCTTTCTGAAGAAGGAAGAATCAGAGCGGGCGACCTGGCCCGATATTTAAAGAAGGTTAAGTTTGATGTTGCATTTAGTACGTCGTACAAAAGAACGCACCAAACCTTAGATTCGTTAGTTATTCAAAAGGTTATCGATTATAAGGATGCCAAATCGTTAATTGATTCTATAAAGAAAAACTACGAAGGGAAAACGGTTATTGTTGCAGGTCATTCAAATACTGTTTTGGAGCTGATAGAGGCTTTTGGTGGAAAAAGACCCAAGGAAATGTTAACGGATGATGATTATGATTACATTTTCCATCTATCGGTTAAAGATGACAAAGCCCGGGTAAAGATGGATCAATATGGAAGGCCGCATCATTTATAG
- a CDS encoding M15 family metallopeptidase — translation MKINFILFFLFLSSVATAQTSPAKKLLVISSYSQYQGAVKANPNNELVEIKKAIPNIKLDIRYATKNNFMKQVMYGQARAFARKPVVEALKKVQKELNKKGYGLKIFDGYRPYAITVAFYQKASDKNFVANPAKGSKHNRGCAVDLTLVNLKTGKEVAMATAYDSFSAAAAANYEPVTADVRKNREFLIATMKKYKMNVLDNEWWHYDFAGWQNYNLMDIPFEKL, via the coding sequence ATGAAAATTAACTTCATCCTGTTTTTTTTATTTCTTTCATCCGTTGCTACAGCCCAAACCAGCCCGGCAAAAAAGCTCCTTGTAATTAGTTCGTACAGCCAATACCAGGGCGCCGTGAAAGCAAATCCGAATAATGAATTGGTCGAAATAAAGAAAGCCATCCCCAACATTAAGCTGGATATTCGTTACGCCACAAAAAACAATTTTATGAAACAGGTAATGTACGGGCAGGCCAGAGCCTTCGCTCGCAAACCTGTGGTAGAAGCGCTAAAGAAAGTGCAAAAGGAGCTAAATAAGAAAGGGTATGGATTGAAGATTTTCGATGGTTATCGTCCTTATGCCATTACAGTTGCTTTTTATCAGAAAGCAAGCGATAAAAATTTTGTAGCTAACCCCGCAAAAGGCTCAAAGCACAATCGCGGTTGTGCGGTAGATTTAACGCTTGTGAATTTAAAAACAGGCAAAGAGGTTGCGATGGCAACAGCATACGACAGTTTCTCGGCTGCTGCTGCGGCAAATTACGAGCCCGTTACTGCCGACGTAAGAAAGAACCGCGAATTTTTAATTGCCACGATGAAAAAGTACAAAATGAACGTGCTGGATAACGAATGGTGGCATTACGATTTTGCAGGCTGGCAGAATTACAACTTAATGGATATTCCTTTTGAAAAACTTTAA
- a CDS encoding alanine dehydrogenase — MATGIREGMADIARQGLLQTQTARLETKSRKNSLNIGIPKEISFQENRIALTPLSVALLVNNGHNVILETGAGTGANFSDSEYAEQGAKIAYDKKEVFDADILVKIAPPMLEEIELMHKGQTLISSLQTGTLKPDYLKALMQRKINALCFENLRDEGNILSVVRAMSEIVGSTSILIAAEYLSNVTGGKGLMLGGFTGVPPTEIVILGAGTVGEYAARTALALGAEVKVFDSSIYRLRRLQNNLGSRVFTSVMQPIVLNKAILTCDVVIGAIRASHGRSPCIVMEETVAKMKPHSVLIDVSIDQGGCFETSEVTNHTNPIFRKYDVIHYCVPNIASRVPRTASYALTNIFAPILLDIGEYGGLVNMIWNTPGIREALYIYQGNCTNKDLADMFNLPFKDLELLVVANQ; from the coding sequence ATGGCTACAGGAATACGCGAAGGAATGGCCGATATCGCTCGCCAGGGTTTATTGCAAACGCAAACGGCGAGACTAGAAACCAAAAGCAGAAAAAACAGCCTTAACATCGGGATACCGAAAGAGATTTCATTTCAGGAGAACAGAATTGCGCTTACGCCTTTGTCTGTTGCCTTATTGGTTAATAACGGGCACAATGTAATTTTGGAAACCGGCGCAGGAACCGGCGCCAATTTTTCTGACTCAGAATATGCCGAGCAAGGGGCAAAAATTGCTTACGACAAGAAAGAGGTTTTCGATGCTGACATATTGGTAAAGATTGCGCCACCAATGTTGGAAGAGATTGAGTTGATGCATAAAGGGCAAACGCTAATCTCGTCGTTACAAACCGGAACATTAAAGCCCGATTATTTAAAGGCTTTAATGCAAAGAAAAATCAATGCCTTATGTTTCGAAAATCTTCGCGATGAGGGAAATATATTAAGCGTGGTTAGGGCAATGAGCGAAATTGTTGGCTCAACCTCAATTTTAATAGCTGCCGAATACTTAAGTAACGTAACTGGTGGCAAAGGATTAATGCTCGGTGGTTTTACAGGAGTGCCACCAACGGAGATCGTTATTTTGGGCGCCGGAACCGTAGGCGAGTACGCCGCAAGAACAGCTTTGGCGCTTGGTGCCGAAGTAAAGGTTTTTGATAGCTCAATCTACCGCTTGCGAAGACTGCAAAATAACCTGGGCAGCAGGGTTTTTACATCAGTAATGCAGCCGATTGTTTTAAACAAGGCCATTTTAACCTGCGATGTTGTTATCGGGGCCATCCGTGCCAGTCATGGTCGAAGCCCTTGCATAGTGATGGAAGAAACGGTTGCCAAAATGAAGCCACACTCCGTGCTCATTGATGTAAGTATTGATCAGGGTGGATGTTTCGAAACCTCCGAGGTAACAAACCATACCAACCCGATTTTTAGGAAGTACGATGTAATTCATTACTGTGTGCCGAATATCGCTTCGCGGGTTCCAAGAACCGCCTCCTATGCGTTAACAAATATCTTTGCCCCGATTTTATTAGATATTGGCGAGTACGGAGGTTTGGTAAACATGATTTGGAATACACCAGGTATTAGAGAAGCCTTGTATATTTACCAGGGCAATTGCACCAATAAAGACCTGGCCGATATGTTTAACCTGCCTTTTAAAGATTTGGAGCTGTTGGTGGTGGCTAATCAGTAA
- the tsaE gene encoding tRNA (adenosine(37)-N6)-threonylcarbamoyltransferase complex ATPase subunit type 1 TsaE: MEITVNGLTDLPQTAEQLLAFSEGEKIFVFNGEMGAGKTTFIKAFCRVLGIEDVVSSPTYSIVNEYQGSGGLVYHFDFYRIKQIQEAFDLGYEEYFYGGAVCLIEWPERVAELLPEHFIRVDIKVIDESTRRFTFEKI; encoded by the coding sequence ATGGAGATCACAGTTAACGGTTTAACAGATTTGCCCCAAACTGCAGAACAGCTTTTAGCATTTTCGGAAGGCGAAAAAATATTTGTTTTTAACGGTGAAATGGGCGCAGGTAAAACCACTTTTATAAAGGCGTTTTGCAGGGTTTTAGGCATAGAAGATGTCGTATCGAGCCCAACGTATTCTATCGTTAACGAATATCAAGGTTCGGGTGGGTTGGTTTACCATTTCGATTTTTATCGCATAAAGCAAATTCAGGAAGCGTTTGATCTGGGCTACGAAGAGTATTTTTACGGTGGTGCGGTTTGTTTAATTGAATGGCCAGAAAGAGTGGCCGAATTATTGCCAGAACATTTTATAAGGGTCGATATTAAGGTTATCGACGAAAGCACCAGGCGGTTTACTTTCGAGAAGATATAA
- a CDS encoding DMT family transporter, producing MNWIILIIAGLFEVGFTTCLKLSNNFTNIKWSVAFFICITLSFVLLNKAAQTLPMGTAYAVWTGIGAVGTVIIGIVYFNEPATFWRIFFICTLIGSIAGLKFFASH from the coding sequence ATGAATTGGATCATTTTAATTATTGCAGGTCTTTTTGAGGTTGGTTTTACCACGTGTTTAAAACTATCGAACAACTTCACCAATATCAAGTGGAGCGTTGCGTTTTTTATTTGCATAACCCTGAGTTTCGTACTATTGAACAAAGCGGCACAAACATTGCCCATGGGTACCGCCTACGCCGTTTGGACGGGAATTGGCGCAGTGGGAACGGTAATTATAGGGATTGTATATTTTAACGAGCCGGCCACTTTTTGGCGCATCTTTTTTATTTGCACCTTAATCGGATCAATTGCCGGGTTGAAGTTTTTTGCATCCCATTAA
- a CDS encoding DUF6249 domain-containing protein: protein MPGVLVPISLFLGAFAMIFGIRYLSNKEKMAMIERGIDPGVFKATPKPFLSLKFGLLLVGLGLGLLVALFTVRGIFGSDMSHTEETQSVAIYFGCLGIFGGLGLIVSYVIEKKWLDQEGLKR, encoded by the coding sequence ATGCCAGGTGTATTAGTTCCAATCTCACTTTTTTTAGGTGCATTTGCGATGATCTTCGGAATCCGCTATTTATCAAACAAAGAAAAAATGGCCATGATAGAACGGGGCATCGATCCCGGGGTATTTAAGGCCACGCCGAAACCGTTTTTAAGCTTAAAATTCGGCCTGCTTTTGGTTGGCCTGGGCTTAGGCTTATTGGTGGCGTTGTTTACCGTTCGTGGCATTTTCGGCAGCGACATGTCGCATACCGAAGAAACACAATCGGTAGCTATTTACTTCGGTTGCCTCGGAATTTTTGGCGGCCTCGGCCTAATCGTTTCTTATGTGATTGAGAAAAAATGGTTAGATCAGGAAGGCCTAAAACGTTAA
- a CDS encoding hotdog fold thioesterase, which translates to MWFKEFSVEDLNNRPKNHIGSLLGIEFTEIGDDFISGTMPVDERTHQPAGILHGGASVVLAETLGSIASYMCIDPDKYMAVGLEVNANHLRPVKSGLVKGVCTIVHRGAKTHIWDIKIYDERGKMNCISRLTVAIINKPK; encoded by the coding sequence ATGTGGTTTAAAGAATTTAGCGTTGAGGACTTAAATAATCGGCCTAAAAACCATATCGGGAGCTTGCTGGGCATTGAGTTTACCGAAATTGGCGACGATTTTATCAGCGGAACAATGCCGGTTGACGAGCGAACGCATCAACCAGCGGGTATTTTGCATGGCGGCGCCTCAGTTGTTTTAGCAGAAACGTTGGGTAGCATAGCCTCGTATATGTGTATCGACCCCGACAAATATATGGCTGTTGGCTTAGAAGTAAATGCAAACCATTTGCGCCCGGTAAAAAGCGGCCTCGTAAAAGGCGTGTGCACCATTGTACATCGGGGAGCGAAAACCCATATCTGGGACATTAAAATTTATGATGAACGCGGCAAGATGAATTGCATCAGTCGATTGACGGTTGCTATTATAAACAAACCAAAATAA
- a CDS encoding DinB family protein, which translates to MNRPQPNEYPIWGEPYISKVDREIFEILNEQIDTISTLFRANSDKADYAYAEGKWTLKEMLGHIIDTERILVYRMTCFARNETQALPGFDEDDYVVNARFAERDLEDLIEEFIALRKANLFLFRSFNEAELNRKGIASGREINVKSILYIIAGHIIHHVFILKERYHVV; encoded by the coding sequence ATGAACCGACCACAGCCTAACGAATACCCCATTTGGGGCGAACCTTACATCAGCAAAGTTGACAGGGAGATTTTCGAAATCCTGAACGAGCAGATCGATACCATCTCCACATTGTTTAGGGCGAACAGCGATAAAGCAGATTATGCTTATGCGGAAGGCAAATGGACCTTGAAAGAAATGTTAGGCCACATTATCGATACCGAGCGGATACTGGTTTATCGAATGACCTGCTTTGCAAGAAATGAAACACAGGCGCTACCCGGATTTGATGAAGATGACTATGTAGTCAATGCCCGGTTTGCCGAACGTGATTTAGAAGATTTAATTGAAGAATTTATCGCACTCCGTAAGGCTAACCTGTTTCTGTTTCGCTCGTTTAACGAAGCAGAACTGAACAGAAAAGGAATCGCATCCGGCAGGGAAATCAATGTAAAATCTATCCTGTATATTATAGCCGGCCACATTATCCACCATGTATTTATATTAAAGGAGCGTTACCATGTGGTTTAA
- a CDS encoding sensor histidine kinase encodes MNPYQKKRRWKFFLLIFAILIGIASVFYTDSFVKKMEREEAVQFQLWVRIQERSMFLMDNDNFATIVETVRKNTKVPVIMVDSTGIISSFFGLDSTKTNYPTVDTDSKLVYDSLYFVRQLRIMKKQHPPLEMNVLGSKFKAYYKDSFILTQLRYFPYIQMGVIFLFLLTAYAAFSSARRDEQDHVWVGLAKETAHQLGTPISSLMAWVELMKSKFDAEDDPLIAEMENDIKRLEIITDRFSKIGSKPILEDHTVYIVISDFIRYFKVRTSDKVRFFINGDEQVRAMLNIPLFDWVIENLLKNAANAIENEGTITINIIENLAKEQVFIDITDTGRGIPRSKFDAVFQPGYTTRKRGWGLGLSLTKRIVENYHSGEIFVKDSEVGKGTTFRIILKSSLRYEPTTA; translated from the coding sequence ATGAACCCTTATCAAAAGAAACGCCGCTGGAAGTTCTTCCTTCTCATTTTTGCCATTTTAATTGGCATAGCTTCAGTGTTTTATACCGATTCTTTTGTAAAAAAAATGGAACGTGAGGAAGCCGTTCAGTTCCAGCTTTGGGTTCGGATACAAGAAAGATCGATGTTTTTGATGGACAATGATAATTTTGCCACCATTGTTGAAACCGTACGCAAAAACACCAAGGTGCCCGTTATCATGGTCGATTCTACAGGGATAATAAGTTCTTTTTTCGGGCTCGATAGCACCAAGACGAATTACCCAACGGTTGATACCGATTCTAAACTGGTTTACGATAGCCTCTACTTTGTCCGCCAATTGCGGATTATGAAAAAGCAGCATCCACCATTGGAAATGAATGTTTTGGGAAGCAAGTTTAAAGCGTATTATAAAGACTCTTTTATTTTAACACAGCTTCGTTATTTCCCATACATACAAATGGGGGTAATTTTTCTGTTTTTGTTAACGGCATATGCGGCTTTTAGTTCGGCCCGCCGAGATGAGCAAGATCATGTTTGGGTGGGTTTGGCAAAAGAAACCGCTCACCAGCTCGGTACGCCCATATCATCGCTTATGGCCTGGGTAGAGCTGATGAAATCGAAATTTGATGCCGAAGATGACCCGCTAATCGCCGAAATGGAAAACGACATCAAGCGGCTTGAGATCATTACCGATCGTTTCTCTAAAATCGGGTCGAAACCTATTTTGGAAGATCACACGGTTTATATCGTAATCAGCGATTTTATCAGATACTTTAAGGTACGTACTTCCGATAAAGTTCGATTTTTTATCAATGGCGATGAGCAGGTGAGGGCCATGTTAAATATCCCGTTGTTTGATTGGGTAATAGAGAATTTACTGAAAAATGCAGCAAACGCCATCGAAAATGAGGGCACTATTACAATAAATATTATCGAAAACCTGGCCAAAGAACAGGTGTTTATTGATATAACCGATACCGGAAGGGGAATTCCGCGATCGAAGTTCGATGCTGTTTTTCAGCCCGGATATACCACCAGAAAACGTGGATGGGGCCTCGGCCTGTCGCTTACCAAACGAATTGTAGAAAACTATCACAGCGGTGAGATTTTTGTAAAAGATTCGGAAGTAGGAAAGGGGACAACTTTCCGCATTATTTTAAAAAGCAGTTTAAGATATGAACCGACCACAGCCTAA
- the gltX gene encoding glutamate--tRNA ligase, which produces MDKKVRVRFAPSPTGGLHLGGVRTALFNYLFAKKNNGTFVLRVEDTDQTRFVAGAEEYIVDCLNWCGITPDESPNNPGAYGPYRQSERKPSYRKFAEQLISDGYAYYAFDTPAELEAKRKEVPNFQYGQATRMQMRNSLTLTISEVEDLLASKTPHVIRIKVPEDEIVHFNDAIRGDVSFETSLVDDKVLLKADGMPTYHLAVVVDDKAMEISHAFRGEEWLPSAPVHILLWKYLGWETEMPQWAHLPLILKPDGHGKLSKRDGDRLGFPVYAMNWTDPKTGDLTNGFKEMGFMPEAFINMLALLGWNDGTDKELFSLDELEQAFSIERISKAGAKFDFEKAKWYNHEWIKQSPVSSLASPVKNELQKAGIEVSDDKYLATVIDLIKDRCTLLPDFVAQSSYFFASPNDYDVNSVKPKWTGEKAAFFNSFADGLSLTDAVSAETAFKALADEKGFKPGELMLPFRIMLVGGKFGPGVFDIAVLLGEEETKARITKAVAVFND; this is translated from the coding sequence ATGGATAAAAAAGTTAGAGTTAGATTTGCCCCAAGCCCAACCGGAGGCCTCCATTTAGGTGGTGTTCGTACGGCTTTGTTTAATTATCTGTTTGCCAAAAAAAATAACGGAACGTTTGTACTTCGGGTAGAAGATACCGATCAAACCCGTTTTGTAGCTGGCGCAGAAGAGTATATTGTTGATTGCCTGAACTGGTGCGGCATAACGCCCGATGAAAGCCCAAACAACCCTGGCGCCTATGGCCCGTATCGCCAAAGCGAGCGCAAACCAAGCTATAGAAAGTTTGCCGAACAGCTGATAAGCGATGGTTATGCGTATTATGCTTTTGATACGCCTGCAGAACTGGAAGCAAAAAGAAAGGAAGTTCCCAACTTTCAGTACGGTCAGGCCACACGCATGCAGATGCGCAATTCGTTAACCCTAACCATTAGCGAGGTTGAAGATTTATTGGCCTCAAAAACGCCTCATGTCATCCGGATTAAAGTGCCCGAAGATGAAATTGTTCATTTTAACGATGCCATTCGCGGCGACGTCAGTTTCGAAACGTCGCTCGTTGATGATAAAGTGCTGTTAAAGGCCGATGGGATGCCAACTTATCACCTTGCGGTAGTAGTTGACGATAAAGCGATGGAAATTTCTCATGCCTTTCGCGGCGAAGAATGGTTGCCCTCTGCACCCGTTCATATCTTATTGTGGAAATACCTGGGCTGGGAAACGGAAATGCCTCAATGGGCGCACCTGCCTTTGATTTTGAAACCAGATGGACACGGAAAATTGAGCAAACGCGATGGCGATCGTTTAGGCTTTCCGGTTTATGCCATGAATTGGACGGATCCTAAAACGGGCGACCTGACAAACGGCTTTAAGGAAATGGGTTTTATGCCCGAGGCGTTTATTAACATGCTGGCGCTTTTAGGTTGGAACGATGGTACCGACAAAGAATTATTCTCGTTGGATGAACTGGAACAGGCGTTTTCTATAGAAAGAATAAGCAAGGCCGGAGCAAAATTCGATTTTGAAAAGGCAAAATGGTACAACCACGAGTGGATTAAACAGTCGCCAGTTAGCAGTTTGGCATCGCCAGTTAAAAATGAGTTGCAAAAAGCCGGAATTGAAGTGAGCGATGATAAATATTTGGCTACGGTTATCGATTTAATTAAAGATCGCTGCACCTTATTGCCCGATTTTGTAGCGCAAAGCAGTTATTTTTTTGCTTCGCCAAACGATTACGATGTGAACTCGGTTAAACCAAAATGGACTGGCGAGAAAGCCGCATTCTTCAATAGCTTTGCCGATGGGTTGAGTTTAACCGATGCAGTAAGTGCAGAAACGGCCTTTAAGGCTTTGGCCGACGAAAAAGGCTTTAAACCCGGCGAACTGATGTTGCCTTTCCGTATTATGCTGGTTGGCGGCAAATTTGGCCCGGGCGTTTTTGATATTGCTGTTTTGTTGGGCGAGGAAGAAACAAAAGCACGAATAACTAAAGCTGTAGCTGTGTTTAACGACTAA